In Candidatus Methylomirabilis sp., the sequence TCCATCATCGCCGACTGCTCGTCGGGCATCGAGCCCCTCTTTGCGGTGGCCTTCGAGCACCGGGTGGGGGAGCGGCGCCTCTCCTTCGTCAACAAGCACTTCGAGGCGATCGCCAAGGCACGGGGCTTCTCCAGCGAGGCGCTTATGCAGAAGGTGGCGGAGCGGGGGACCCTGCACGGCCTCGCGGAGGTGCCGGAGGACGTGCGGCGGGTCTTCATCACCGCCCACGAGGTCGCGCCCGAGTGGCACGTGCGCCACCAGGGGGTCTATCAGCGTCACACAGACAATGGCGTGAGCAAGACCATCAATCTGCCCAGCAGTGCTACGTCGGAGGACATCCGGAACGCCTACCTGCTCGCCTACGAGACCGGGTGCATCGGCATCACGGTCTTCCGGGACGGCTGCAAGGGGACCCAGGTCCTGCACGTGGGGACGGGGGCCAAGGAGCAGGAGAAGGCGCCGACGGCACAGGCGGCCCCGCCGGCCCCGGTTCAGCCCCGGCCGCGGGTGGTGCAGGGGGTGACCTACCGGACGGAGACCCCGCTCGGGACGGCGTACATCACCGTGAACCACAACGGCCAGGGGGAGCCGCTCGAGGTCTTCGCCAACGTGGGAAAGGTAGGGAGCGAGACGGCCGCGGTCTCGGAGGCCATCGGCCGGCTCATCTCCCTCTGCCTGCGCCTGGCGTCTCCCGTGCCGGCCAAGGAGCGGGTGAAGCAGATCGTGGAGCAGCTCGGGGGCATCGGCGGGAGCCGCCACCTCGGCTTCGGGAAGGAGCGGATCCGGTCCCTCCCGGACGCCATCGCCAAGGTCCTGGCGGAGCACGTGGGGATGATCGAGACGGAGGAGCAGGCCGCCGCCCAGCTCACGCTGCCCGAGCGGAGCGGCCCGCCCATCAAGGTGGGGGATCCCTGCCCGGAGTGCGGGGAGGCGACGCTCGCCTACGAGGAGGGATGCCTCAAGTGTTACGGTTGCGGCTTCGC encodes:
- a CDS encoding LAGLIDADG family homing endonuclease, whose protein sequence is QPTMVRCIATERAEAIAAFKAYGFASGRGPEKRAPKFVFTAPKEEQIRYLQGLFGADGSKTHRKSQVTLSSASLELLRDVQLLLLNLGMRSNIKYYPHRPTGRAWGQLKVNGKSYHRFLDLIGFPLTPKKQERCDQFRWQWTKQDRLAVGVASVVADEEVEVYDVSEPVTHSLIAEGMIVHNCNLGSLNLAKFVTSGATVEGIDWAGMERAIRLSVRFLDDVIEVNPYPLPEINEAVKKNRRIGLGVMGWADLLCCLGIPYDSEAALELGDRVMAFIQEKGHDESRRLAEERGPFPTWAQSIYRDKGMLRNSTVTTIAPTGTISIIADCSSGIEPLFAVAFEHRVGERRLSFVNKHFEAIAKARGFSSEALMQKVAERGTLHGLAEVPEDVRRVFITAHEVAPEWHVRHQGVYQRHTDNGVSKTINLPSSATSEDIRNAYLLAYETGCIGITVFRDGCKGTQVLHVGTGAKEQEKAPTAQAAPPAPVQPRPRVVQGVTYRTETPLGTAYITVNHNGQGEPLEVFANVGKVGSETAAVSEAIGRLISLCLRLASPVPAKERVKQIVEQLGGIGGSRHLGFGKERIRSLPDAIAKVLAEHVGMIETEEQAAAQLTLPERSGPPIKVGDPCPECGEATLAYEEGCLKCYGCGFAEC